One part of the Haliotis asinina isolate JCU_RB_2024 chromosome 2, JCU_Hal_asi_v2, whole genome shotgun sequence genome encodes these proteins:
- the LOC137274226 gene encoding protein ABHD18-like, whose product MSKFDYMYRRLLLTKFFTKGWGKPENLKRLFEFRKIISNRETCKHLVPNNYPVNITKDEIQSDCRVMEGYFQSPFTKFLPGIMPAESEKAKFQIILPKNWKHGKLKPVCLHLAGTGDHFFWRRRTLMARPLLKEAGIASILLENPYYGERKPKYQLRSSLHNVSDLFVMGAALILESQVLLHWCEKQGWGPLGITGISMGGHMASLAASNWVKPLTLVPCLSWSTASVVFTQGVMSAAIPWQVLESQYFEDHVYEQEIKKLIYSPEEALRGAYGMGKMFVSGFSSRNPDTDINMDVAMKPGNMKPPGTPSVPGTPSVDVGARGFSSAVNLPADSAKVKVKQAANWRTEPLTLQHASAKSKLFTKPFNGRSKEPSYPNTLKKEALQFMVGVMDECTHLGNFSVPMDPELIIIVAAKQDAYIPRDDVLRLDQLWPGSEVRYLDRGHVTAFLLNQYVFRKAIIDGFNRQIAKYYS is encoded by the exons ATGAGCAAGTTTGATTATATGTATCGGCGTCTCCTCCTCACCAAGTTCTTCACTAAAGGTtggggaaaaccagaaaatcTCAAAAG attGTTTGAGTTCAGAAAAATCATATCAAATCGGGAAACATGCAAACATCTTGTGCCAAACAACTACCCAGTTAATATTACTAAG GATGAGATACAGAGCGACTGCCGTGTGATGGAGGGCTACTTCCAATCACCCTTCACTAAGTTCTTGCCAGGGATCATGCCCGCTGAATCGGAAAAAGCCAA ATTTCAGATTATTTTGCCAAAGAACTGGAAGCATGGAAAATTAAAACCTGTTTGTCTCCATCTGGCTGGCACTGGAGACCAC TTCTTTTGGAGGAGGAGAACCTTGATGGCACGACCACTTCTAAAGGAAGCTGGCATCGCATCCATACTGCTGGAAAATCCCTACT ATGGGGAAAGGAAACCAAAGTATCAGTT ACGATCTAGCCTCCATAATGTGAGTGACCTATTTGTGATGGGAGCTGCCCTGATACTGGAGTCGCAGGTGCTCTTACACTGGTGTGAGAAGCAGGGCTGGGGGCCCCTTGGCATCACTGGCATCTCCATGGGGGGACAT ATGGCATCCCTGGCAGCCTCAAACTGGGTCAAGCCACTGACACTGGTGCCATGTCTGTCCTGGAGTACTGCTTCTGTCGTCTTTACACAG GGGGTGATGAGTGCAGCCATTCCCTGGCAGGTGCTCGAGTCTCAGTATTTCGAGGACCATGTGTACGAACAGGAGATCAAGAAGCTGATCTATTCACCTGAGGAG GCGCTACGTGGAGCTTATGGTATGGGGAAGATGTTTGTGTCTGGCTTCTCATCTCGGAACCCTGACACAGACATCAACATGGATGTTGCAATGAAGCCTGGCAACATGAAGCCACCCGGAACTCCCAGCGTACCCGGAACTCCCAGCGTTGATGTCGGAGCAAGGGGCTTCAGCTCAGCAGTCAACCTCCCAGCTGACAgtgccaaggtcaaggtcaaacaaGCAGCTAACTGGAGAACAGAACCTTTGACTCTACAACATGCCAGTGCCAAATCAAAACTCTTTACTAAGCCTTTTAATGGCAGGTCTAAGGAACCCAGCTACCCTAACACCCTCAAGAAGGAAGCCCTACAGTTCATGGTGGGGGTGATGGACGAGTGTACACACCTGGGAAACTTCTCTGTCCCCATGGACCCCGAACTTATCATCATCGTGGCAGCCAAACAAGATGCATATATCCCCCGAGATGATGTTCTGAGACTGGACCAGCTGTGGCCAGGCTCAGAGGTGAGGTATCTGGACAGAGGTCATGTCACCGCCTTCCTCCTCAACCAATATGTCTTCAG GAAAGCAATAATTGATGGCTTCAATCGCCAGATAGCCAAATACTACAGTTAA